A section of the Oncorhynchus gorbuscha isolate QuinsamMale2020 ecotype Even-year linkage group LG04, OgorEven_v1.0, whole genome shotgun sequence genome encodes:
- the LOC124033218 gene encoding ubiquitin-associated domain-containing protein 1-like isoform X2, which yields MFVQEEKIFAGKILKIHICTMEGTEWLEEVTEDTTIEQLKEKCLKHYVHGSLEDPKTITHHKLVHAATERILTETKTVADENLKDKDFLLLIKKRPLPPPLKIADITAEEKKQDNKAPDKDAILKATAGLSTRHTDRTVTQHNIRDFQTELRKILVSLIEVAQKLLALNPDAVELFKKANAMLDEEEEDRVDETTLQQLTEMGFPESRAIKALRLNHMSVTQAMEWLIEHVDDPTVDTTLPGQGTPGAVGATSPPLIPSISASFPNLLRTVSQTNTDSAARQDELTEIFKRIRRKREFRPESRAVIALMDMGFDEKEVVDALRVNNNQQDAACEWLLGDRKQSPEDLDKGIDINSSLFQAILENPVVQLGLTNPKTLLAFEDMLENPLNSTQWMNDPETGPVMLQISRIFQTLNRT from the exons ATGTTTGTGCAAGAAGAGAAGATATTCGCTGGAAAAATATTAAAAATCCACATTTGTACTATGGAGGGTACAGAGTGGTTGGAAGAAGTAACAGAGGATACCACTATCGAACAACTCAAAGAGAAGTGCTTGAAACAT TATGTACATGGAAGCCTCGAAGACCCCAAAACAATCACACACCATAAACTTGTCCATGCTGCCACGGAAAGGATCCTCACAGAAACTAAAACGGTTGCAGATGAAAATCTAAAAGATAAAG ATTTTCTTCTACTGATAAAGAAGAGACCACTGCCACCCCCGCTGAAAATAGCTGACATAACTGCAGAGGAAAAG AAGCAGGATAACAAGGCTCCAGATAAAGATGCCATCCTGAAGGCCACCGCCGGCCTGTCCACCCGCCACACAGACCGCACTGTCACCCAGCATAACATCAGAGAT TTTCAGACGGAGCTCAGGAAAATCCTTGTCTCTCTCATTGAAGTGGCCCAGAAGCTTCTCGCCTTGAACCCCGATGCTGTGGAGCTCTTCAAAAAGGCCAATG CCATgctggatgaggaggaggaggaccgggTGGATGAGACGACCCTTCAGCAGCTGACTGAGATGGGTTTCCCTGAGAGCAGAGCCATCAAAGCTCTCAGGCTCAACCA CATGTCAGTGACCCAGGCCATGGAGTGGCTGATTGAGCACGTAGACGACCCCACGGTGGACACCACCCTGCCCGGCCAGGGCACCCCAGGAGCAGTAGGAGCCACATCACCACCCCTGATCCCCTCTATCTCTGCCTCATTTCCAAACCTCCTCCGCACCGTCTCCCAGACTAACACAGATTCCGCCGCAAGGCAGGACGAACTCACTGAGATCTTCAAGAGAATCCGAAGGAAAAGAGAGTTCAGGCCTGAGTCACGG GCTGTCATTGCGTTGATGGATATGGGCTTTGATGAGAAGGAAGTGGTCGATGCCCTGAGAGTCAATAACAACCAACAGGATGCTGCA TGCGAGTGGCTGCTGGGGGACAGGAAGCAGTCTCCGGAGGACTTGGATAAAGGCATCGACATCAACAGTTCTCTGTTCCAGGCCATCCTGGAGAACCCTGTGGTCCAGCTGGGCCTCACCAATCCCAAAACACTGCTGG CGTTTGAGGACATGTTGGAGAACCCTCTGAACAGCACCCAATGGATGAATGACCCTGAGACTGGGCCAGTCATGCTGCAGATCTCCAGAATCTTCCAGACACTCAACCGCACgtag
- the LOC124033218 gene encoding ubiquitin-associated domain-containing protein 1-like isoform X1, with product MFVQEEKIFAGKILKIHICTMEGTEWLEEVTEDTTIEQLKEKCLKHYVHGSLEDPKTITHHKLVHAATERILTETKTVADENLKDKDFLLLIKKRPLPPPLKIADITAEEKKKQDNKAPDKDAILKATAGLSTRHTDRTVTQHNIRDFQTELRKILVSLIEVAQKLLALNPDAVELFKKANAMLDEEEEDRVDETTLQQLTEMGFPESRAIKALRLNHMSVTQAMEWLIEHVDDPTVDTTLPGQGTPGAVGATSPPLIPSISASFPNLLRTVSQTNTDSAARQDELTEIFKRIRRKREFRPESRAVIALMDMGFDEKEVVDALRVNNNQQDAACEWLLGDRKQSPEDLDKGIDINSSLFQAILENPVVQLGLTNPKTLLAFEDMLENPLNSTQWMNDPETGPVMLQISRIFQTLNRT from the exons ATGTTTGTGCAAGAAGAGAAGATATTCGCTGGAAAAATATTAAAAATCCACATTTGTACTATGGAGGGTACAGAGTGGTTGGAAGAAGTAACAGAGGATACCACTATCGAACAACTCAAAGAGAAGTGCTTGAAACAT TATGTACATGGAAGCCTCGAAGACCCCAAAACAATCACACACCATAAACTTGTCCATGCTGCCACGGAAAGGATCCTCACAGAAACTAAAACGGTTGCAGATGAAAATCTAAAAGATAAAG ATTTTCTTCTACTGATAAAGAAGAGACCACTGCCACCCCCGCTGAAAATAGCTGACATAACTGCAGAGGAAAAG AAGAAGCAGGATAACAAGGCTCCAGATAAAGATGCCATCCTGAAGGCCACCGCCGGCCTGTCCACCCGCCACACAGACCGCACTGTCACCCAGCATAACATCAGAGAT TTTCAGACGGAGCTCAGGAAAATCCTTGTCTCTCTCATTGAAGTGGCCCAGAAGCTTCTCGCCTTGAACCCCGATGCTGTGGAGCTCTTCAAAAAGGCCAATG CCATgctggatgaggaggaggaggaccgggTGGATGAGACGACCCTTCAGCAGCTGACTGAGATGGGTTTCCCTGAGAGCAGAGCCATCAAAGCTCTCAGGCTCAACCA CATGTCAGTGACCCAGGCCATGGAGTGGCTGATTGAGCACGTAGACGACCCCACGGTGGACACCACCCTGCCCGGCCAGGGCACCCCAGGAGCAGTAGGAGCCACATCACCACCCCTGATCCCCTCTATCTCTGCCTCATTTCCAAACCTCCTCCGCACCGTCTCCCAGACTAACACAGATTCCGCCGCAAGGCAGGACGAACTCACTGAGATCTTCAAGAGAATCCGAAGGAAAAGAGAGTTCAGGCCTGAGTCACGG GCTGTCATTGCGTTGATGGATATGGGCTTTGATGAGAAGGAAGTGGTCGATGCCCTGAGAGTCAATAACAACCAACAGGATGCTGCA TGCGAGTGGCTGCTGGGGGACAGGAAGCAGTCTCCGGAGGACTTGGATAAAGGCATCGACATCAACAGTTCTCTGTTCCAGGCCATCCTGGAGAACCCTGTGGTCCAGCTGGGCCTCACCAATCCCAAAACACTGCTGG CGTTTGAGGACATGTTGGAGAACCCTCTGAACAGCACCCAATGGATGAATGACCCTGAGACTGGGCCAGTCATGCTGCAGATCTCCAGAATCTTCCAGACACTCAACCGCACgtag